The following are from one region of the Dreissena polymorpha isolate Duluth1 chromosome 2, UMN_Dpol_1.0, whole genome shotgun sequence genome:
- the LOC127870291 gene encoding uncharacterized protein LOC127870291 isoform X1: MNYKELVDHCEKIRVTCTKEQSAAVEFNTREQSKSKLWNSFRAGWITASRMKSVCHTDLANPAQTLIKGICYPDSVKFSNAATKWGCEHEKIARDQFLQAMSTVHENSRIEDVGFMISTENPFIGASPDGLFTCDCCGTVPVEIKCPFCVRGDTVDNCKYLENVNGVRRLNHKHDYYYQVQTQMGCCQAERGYFVVWTEKELHIEEIVFDSELWSEMCASSKQLFVSAVLPELVGKFFSKVPTKYNRPPLTPVDSNITADSENKPVNKKLTVNEFGDEVFCYCEQGEHGKMIACDNSDCEIEWFHYACVKIDKSPRGKWYCPDCRKLPKCKKQRLGKK; this comes from the coding sequence ATGAACTACAAGGAACTTGTAGATCACTGTGAAAAAATAAGAGTAACTTGTACCAAGGAACAGAGTGCCGCTGTTGAGTTCAACACAAGAGAACAAAGCAAGAGTAAGCTTTGGAACTCTTTCCGTGCCGGCTGGATTACCGCTTCCAGAATGAAGTCCGTCTGTCACACAGACTTAGCAAATCCTGCCCAGACTTTAATTAAAGGTATCTGTTACCCGGACTCTGTGAAATTTAGTAATGCAGCAACGAAATGGGGATGTGAACATGAAAAAATCGCTCGTGACCAGTTTCTTCAGGCTATGTCCACTGTACATGAGAACAGTCGAATTGAAGATGTTGGGTTCATGATTTCGACTGAGAACCCTTTCATTGGAGCCTCCCCAGATGGACTTTTTACATGTGATTGTTGCGGCACAGTGCCAGTGGAAATAAAGTGCCCATTTTGTGTAAGGGGGGACACTGTGGACAATTGCAAGTACTTGGAGAATGTAAACGGTGTACGTAGATTGAATCATAAACATGATTACTATTACCAGGTTCAAACACAAATGGGTTGTTGCCAAGCGGAAAGGGGATACTTTGTAGTTTGGACAGAGAAGGAATTGCACATAGAGGAAATAGTGTTTGACAGTGAACTCTGGAGTGAAATGTGCGCCAGCTCTAAACAACTCTTTGTTTCTGCTGTCCTGCCTGAACTAGTTGGAAAGTTCTTTTCCAAAGTCCCAACGAAATACAACAGACCACCACTTACACCTGTGGACAGTAATATCACAGCAGATAGTGAAAATAAGCCTGTCAATAAGAAACTAACAGTAAATGAGTTTGGGGACGAAGTGTTTTGTTACTGTGAGCAGGGGGAACATGGGAAAATGATCGCGTGTGACAACTCGGACTGTGAAATAGAGTGGTTCCACTATGCTTGtgtaaaaattgacaaatctcCTCGCGGAAAGTGGTACTGTCCCGACTGCAGGAAACTACCAAAGTGCAAAAAACAAAGACTAGGAAAGAAATAA
- the LOC127870291 gene encoding uncharacterized protein LOC127870291 isoform X2, with translation MSKRKINDAESDSTKLLYRDGLSNEEKVRYDEKLKILGGCDPYEIVSWSTEVSLLPPVTYIDIVNYLLWSPSVYTKDELKSYKGLDAYNQFVNGWVRDRASVVCNDYTVVTAKVLHSQRLREKPLRPWVISDKTGQVMGAHCTCMAGLGAACTHIAALLFAVDATVRIRDSKTVTDEKAYWLLPSAMKTVEYKKVQEIDFTSAETLKRNFTATLDAVTSPCVGATSGPSVPPSTPVTRTPKTPGLKPREDKVPEASDDEMNILYQKLFESGAKSAILAIV, from the exons ATGTCCAAGCGAAAGATTAACGACGCTGAGAGTGATTCCACTAAGTTATTGTATAGAGATGGACTCAGTAATGAGGAGAAAGTGCGGTACGATGAGAAACTGAAAATTCTCGGCGGGTGTGATCCATATGAAATCGTGTCGTGGTCTACTGAAGTATCATTGTTGCCACCTGTCACGTACATTGACATTGTAAATTACTTGCTTTGGTCTCCAAGTGTGTACACAAAGGATGAACTGAAGAGTTATAAGGGGTTAGATGCGTACAACCAGTTTGTAAATGGATGGGTCAGGGACAGAGCATCTGTTGTGTGCAACGATTACACAGTGGTCACTGCAAAg gtCCTCCATTCTCAGCGACTGAGGGAGAAACCCCTACGACCCTGGGTCATAAGCGACAAGACCGGACAGGTGATGGGTGCCCACTGCACGTGTATGGCTGGGTTAGGCGCGGCCTGTACACACATCGCTGCTCTCCTTTTTGCCGTTGACGCAACAGTACGGATTAGGGACTCGAAGACTGTGACTGATGAAAAAGCCTATTGGTTGTTGCCGTCTGCCATGAAAACTGTGGAGTATAAAAAGGTACAGGAAATAGACTTTACGTCAGCGGAAACCTTAAAAAGAAACTTCACCGCCACTCTGGATGCTGTTACATCACCATGTGTAGGCGCAACTTCTGGACCCTCTGTACCGCCATCAACACCTGTAACGCGTACTCCGAAGACACCAGGATTAAAACCGAGGGAAGATAAAGTGCCAGAAGCGTCAGATGATGAAATGAACATTCTTTACCAGAAACTGTTTGAATCAGGTGCTAAGTCTGCCATTCTTGCAATTGTTTAA
- the LOC127870292 gene encoding uncharacterized protein LOC127870292, which produces MLDRKRRKSEIDESVAVAVEEEIANDGSPEETGMYFQTDIDKDLMDAMQSELQQLRTENTDLKDRVMSLETKFSMDYFRDNDEKVKHLTGLQTYTTLVILYQFLEPYLPTSLIMNKFKVMTLTLVKLRLNLSNMFLAYEFETNQSTISRLLTSTISVMYKRMKKLIKWPERETLQKTMPMEFRKNFGRKCAVIIDCFEVNVEKPTGLRARAETWSSYKHHHTIKFLIGITPQGTVSYISDAWGGRVSDKYITEHSGFLDKLLPGDLVLADRGFDVSDSVGSVCAQVKIPAFTKGRDQLSPLDVEATRKLAHSRIHVERVIGSVRQKYTILNGSLPINFLMNKDSNGKTVTDKLVTVCCGLVNLCDSVIDCN; this is translated from the coding sequence ATGTTAGACCGAAAGAGGCGAAAGTCTGAAATAGATGAATCGGTTGCTGTTGCGGTCGAAGAAGAAATAGCGAATGACGGGTCACCTGAGGAGACTGGAATGTATTTCCAAACCGACATCGACAAAGACCTTATGGACGCTATGCAGTCAGAGTTGCAGCAGTTACGCACAGAGAACACTGATTTGAAAGATAGGGTCATGTCGTTGGAAACAAAGTTTTCCATGGACTACTTTAGGGACAATGATGAGAAGGTCAAGCACCTCACAGGACTACAGACTTATACAACCCTAGTGATTCTCTACCAATTTCTTGAACCATATCTCCCGACAAGTTTGATTATGAACAAGTTCAAGGTGATGACCCTTACCCTAGTGAAATTACGCTTAAACCTATCAAACATGTTCCTTGCCTACGAGTTTGAGACCAATCAGTCAACCATTTCGCGGTTACTGACATCAACTATTTCCGTTATGTACAAACGTATGAAAAAACTTATTAAATGGCCTGAACGTGAAACTTTACAGAAAACGATGCCAATGGAATTTCGCAAGAACTTTGGAAGGAAATGTGCTGTGATTATAGACTGTTTTGAAGTAAATGTCGAGAAACCAACTGGACTGAGGGCTAGAGCGGAAACGTGGTCTTCTTACAAGCACCATCATACGATTAAATTTCTGATCGGTATAACACCACAGGGAACTGTTTCGTACATATCAGATGCCTGGGGTGGGCGCGTAAGTGACAAGTACATTACAGAACATAGTGGATTTTTAGATAAATTGCTACCAGGAGATCTTGTTTTAGCTGACCGAGGGTTCGATGTCAGCGACAGTGTTGGATCTGTTTGCGCGCAAGTTAAAATTCCAGCATTTACGAAAGGGCGAGACCAGTTGTCACCACTTGATGTAGAGGCCACTCGAAAACTGGCACATTCAAGAATTCATGTGGAACGTGTCATCGGATCAGTACGACAAAAGTATACAATACTGAATGGCTCTTTGCCAATTAATTTCTTGATGAACAAAGACTCAAACGGGAAAACAGTCACTGATAAACTGGTCACAGTGTGTTGTGGGCTTGTGAATCTATGTGATTCTGTTATTGACTGTAATTGA